A single genomic interval of Flavobacterium sp. N2820 harbors:
- a CDS encoding S41 family peptidase, whose product MKKNILIFILIGSQFVFSQELKEVEKLSSLCKVWGFLKYYHPNVAKGNFNWDEQLLNTLPKIIQSKTKEDISKVYLVWIESLGEIKKCGKCSDINEKESFNKNFNLTWMQDQTIFTSTLSEKLKYIENNRFQGKNNYVSTSNNGNIIIKNEVQYNNFEFPDTNYRLLSLFKYWNIIEYFFPYKYLTDQKWDDVLFEMIPKFKNAKNATEYQLGLLETVIKLDDTHANLYSNKIHDYFGRKYIPVKFNLIENKAVITGFYNDSLAKENDLRLGDILEKENENDVLKKMIETRKYVNGSNNNTKAKNYDFVIFNGSTDSIKITINRNGTKLLKTVGRYDEKKLNSQKEIIPEKFRLLGNNIGYINMGVLEMDDVEKMMDSFKSTKAIIIDFRNYPKFAPYLLARRFIKTEKEFAKLTEPDLSYPSKFKWKKTKTITPIHNQFYSGKIIILVNEETQSAAEYSTMMLQTGENTITIGSQTAGADGNISLAEFIGFKSYVSGLGVYYPDGTETQRKGVKIDIEVRPTIKGILEGKDEILEKAIELIEKEK is encoded by the coding sequence GTGAAAAAAAATATTCTTATATTTATTTTAATTGGATCTCAATTTGTATTTTCTCAAGAATTAAAAGAAGTAGAAAAGTTATCAAGTCTATGCAAAGTCTGGGGATTTCTAAAATATTATCATCCAAATGTTGCAAAAGGTAATTTTAATTGGGACGAACAATTATTAAATACTTTACCTAAAATAATACAATCAAAAACTAAAGAAGATATTTCAAAAGTTTATTTGGTTTGGATTGAAAGTTTAGGTGAGATTAAAAAATGCGGAAAATGTAGTGATATTAATGAAAAAGAATCTTTTAACAAGAACTTCAATCTTACTTGGATGCAAGACCAAACAATCTTTACAAGTACACTTTCAGAGAAATTAAAATATATTGAAAACAATAGATTCCAAGGAAAAAACAACTATGTTTCTACCTCAAACAATGGTAATATAATTATAAAAAATGAAGTACAATATAATAATTTTGAATTTCCTGACACAAACTATAGACTTTTAAGCTTATTTAAGTATTGGAACATTATAGAATATTTTTTTCCATATAAATATCTTACAGATCAAAAATGGGATGATGTACTTTTTGAAATGATTCCGAAATTTAAAAATGCAAAAAATGCAACAGAATATCAATTAGGATTACTTGAAACAGTTATTAAACTTGATGATACTCATGCAAACTTATATTCAAATAAAATTCATGACTACTTTGGAAGAAAATATATACCTGTAAAATTTAATTTAATTGAGAATAAAGCTGTTATAACAGGATTTTATAATGATTCTTTAGCCAAAGAAAATGATTTAAGATTAGGAGATATTCTTGAAAAAGAGAATGAAAATGATGTATTAAAAAAGATGATTGAAACAAGAAAATATGTTAATGGATCAAATAATAATACAAAAGCAAAAAATTATGATTTTGTAATTTTTAACGGTTCAACAGATTCTATTAAGATAACAATTAATCGTAATGGTACAAAATTACTTAAAACTGTAGGTCGTTATGATGAGAAAAAATTAAATTCTCAAAAAGAAATTATCCCAGAAAAATTTAGACTTTTAGGCAATAATATTGGTTATATAAACATGGGAGTACTAGAAATGGACGATGTTGAGAAAATGATGGATAGTTTTAAATCTACAAAAGCTATAATAATTGATTTCAGAAATTATCCAAAATTTGCACCTTATTTATTAGCCAGAAGATTTATAAAAACTGAAAAAGAATTTGCAAAGCTTACAGAACCTGACTTATCTTATCCAAGCAAATTCAAATGGAAAAAAACAAAAACAATAACCCCAATACACAACCAATTTTACAGCGGCAAAATTATTATTTTAGTTAATGAAGAAACCCAAAGTGCGGCTGAATATTCAACTATGATGTTACAAACAGGAGAAAATACAATTACAATTGGAAGTCAAACAGCGGGTGCTGATGGGAATATTTCGCTTGCAGAATTTATTGGTTTTAAATCATATGTAAGTGGACTTGGCGTTTATTATCCTGATGGAACAGAAACACAAAGAAAGGGAGTGAAAATTGATATTGAGGTTAGACCAACTATTAAAGGAATTTTAGAAGGAAAAGATGAAATATTGGAAAAAGCAATTGAATTAATAGAAAAAGAAAAATAA
- a CDS encoding DUF6952 family protein: MKLPVIKQLTQFIEDNDQDYLVETIEVLENLCEVSSLKDEELDVIAELISNMYGALEVNQMIKEGKDKKTALNDFMKRVLGSIDK, translated from the coding sequence ATGAAATTACCTGTAATAAAACAGTTAACCCAATTTATTGAGGATAACGATCAAGATTATTTAGTTGAAACTATTGAAGTGTTAGAAAACCTTTGTGAAGTTTCTTCCTTAAAAGATGAAGAATTAGATGTAATTGCCGAATTAATTTCTAATATGTATGGTGCACTTGAAGTAAACCAAATGATAAAAGAAGGCAAAGACAAAAAAACAGCCTTAAACGATTTTATGAAACGCGTTTTAGGTTCAATTGACAAATAA
- a CDS encoding thioredoxin family protein, whose translation MFTEIEQDNLAEVIANNETVVVQYSASWCGNCRIMKPKFKMMASQNESIPFLVVDAEKFPESRKLAKVDNLPTFATFKNGVLVNQTQTNKAEVLAELVAEVV comes from the coding sequence ATGTTTACAGAAATAGAACAAGATAATTTAGCCGAAGTAATAGCAAACAACGAAACTGTTGTAGTTCAATACTCAGCTTCATGGTGTGGAAATTGTAGAATTATGAAACCAAAATTCAAAATGATGGCTTCACAAAACGAATCAATTCCTTTCTTAGTGGTTGATGCAGAAAAATTTCCAGAATCAAGAAAATTAGCAAAAGTGGACAATTTACCAACGTTTGCAACTTTCAAAAATGGTGTTTTAGTCAATCAAACACAAACTAACAAAGCAGAAGTTTTAGCCGAATTAGTAGCAGAAGTAGTTTAA
- a CDS encoding peroxiredoxin produces MALVGKKFPNITVDAISFMGDNLKINVLEQAVNNKKKVILFWYPKDFTFVCPTELHAFQAALQEFEKRNTMVIGASCDTNEVHFAWLNTAKDNGGIEGVTYPLLADTTRNLSAALDILDAEWVYNEDLNDEILEGSNVTFRATYLIDEDGKIFHESVNDMPLGRNVNEYLRLIDAYTHVQTKGEVCPANWEEGKDAMSADRNSTAAYLASH; encoded by the coding sequence ATGGCATTAGTAGGAAAAAAATTTCCAAACATTACAGTTGACGCAATCTCATTTATGGGAGACAACCTAAAAATCAACGTTTTAGAACAAGCGGTTAACAACAAGAAAAAAGTAATCTTATTTTGGTATCCAAAAGATTTTACTTTTGTATGCCCAACAGAATTACACGCTTTTCAAGCTGCTTTACAAGAATTTGAAAAAAGAAACACAATGGTTATTGGTGCTTCTTGTGACACAAATGAAGTACACTTTGCTTGGTTAAACACTGCGAAAGATAATGGTGGAATCGAAGGTGTAACTTACCCACTTTTAGCTGATACAACAAGAAACTTATCTGCTGCTTTAGATATCTTAGATGCAGAATGGGTTTATAATGAAGATTTAAATGATGAAATCTTAGAAGGTTCAAACGTAACTTTCAGAGCAACTTATTTAATTGATGAAGATGGAAAAATTTTCCACGAAAGTGTAAACGATATGCCATTAGGAAGAAACGTAAACGAGTATTTAAGATTAATTGATGCTTACACTCACGTTCAAACTAAAGGTGAAGTTTGTCCAGCTAACTGGGAAGAAGGAAAAGATGCAATGAGTGCTGATAGAAATAGTACTGCTGCTTATTTAGCTTCTCATTAA
- the trpA gene encoding tryptophan synthase subunit alpha: MNRINQKLQEDKKVLSIYFTAGFPKLNDTVSIIQELEKNDVDMIEIGLPFSDPLADGPIIQESSTIAIENGMTTSLLFEQLKEIRKTVQIPLIIMGYFNPVLQFGMEKFCQKCAEVGIDGLIIPDLPLQIYETEYKTIFEKYNLKNIFLITPQTSLERMLQIDAISDSFIYMVSSAAVTGSQSGFGTEQLEYFKRIAKMKLKNPQIIGFGIKDLTTLNQATEFQKGAIIGSAFINFLKKNPVTNISNFIRRITCG; this comes from the coding sequence ATGAACAGAATCAACCAAAAATTACAAGAAGATAAGAAAGTATTATCCATCTATTTTACAGCGGGATTTCCAAAATTAAACGATACCGTTTCCATTATTCAAGAATTAGAAAAAAATGATGTAGATATGATTGAAATTGGATTACCTTTTTCAGATCCGCTAGCCGATGGTCCAATAATTCAAGAAAGTTCGACTATTGCCATTGAAAATGGTATGACGACTTCACTCCTATTCGAACAATTAAAAGAAATACGAAAAACCGTTCAAATTCCCTTAATTATTATGGGATATTTCAACCCAGTGCTGCAATTTGGAATGGAAAAATTTTGTCAAAAATGTGCTGAAGTGGGAATTGATGGATTGATTATTCCCGATTTACCTTTACAAATTTATGAAACTGAATACAAAACCATTTTTGAAAAATATAACTTGAAAAACATCTTTTTAATTACACCACAAACTTCATTGGAACGCATGCTACAAATTGATGCAATTTCAGATAGTTTCATTTATATGGTGAGTTCTGCAGCGGTAACAGGAAGTCAATCGGGTTTTGGTACAGAACAATTGGAATACTTCAAAAGGATAGCAAAAATGAAGTTAAAAAACCCACAAATCATTGGTTTTGGAATTAAAGATTTGACCACTTTAAATCAAGCAACGGAATTTCAAAAAGGAGCTATTATTGGTAGTGCTTTCATCAACTTTCTGAAAAAAAATCCTGTAACAAACATTTCAAATTTTATAAGACGTATTACATGCGGTTAA
- the trpB gene encoding tryptophan synthase subunit beta, with product MKTKYNVDENGFYGHFGGAFIPEMLYPNVEELKGNYLKIMAEPSFQEEFNTLLQQFVGRPTPLYFAKRLSEKYNTKIYLKREDLCHTGAHKINNTIGQILVAKQLGKTRIIAETGAGQHGVATATVCALMGLKCIVYMGEVDIKRQAPNVARMKMLGAEVRPATSGSKTLKDATNEAIRDWINNPIDTFYIIGSVVGPHPYPDMVARFQSVISKEIKSQLLTQEGKENPDYVIACVGGGSNAAGAFYEFLDDDSVKLIAVEAAGHGVNSGESAATSVLGKIGIIHGSKTLLMQTEDGQITEPYSISAGLDYPGVGPLHAHLHDTKRAEFIAITDSEAMQSGLEVSKTEGIIPAIETAHAFSVLDKKQFQPNDIVVINLSGRGDKDLNTYIDYFKF from the coding sequence ATGAAAACAAAATATAATGTAGACGAAAACGGATTTTATGGTCATTTTGGAGGTGCTTTTATTCCTGAAATGCTGTATCCAAATGTGGAAGAATTAAAGGGAAATTACCTGAAAATCATGGCTGAACCTTCATTCCAAGAAGAATTTAATACTTTATTGCAGCAATTTGTAGGACGACCAACACCATTGTATTTTGCAAAAAGACTATCTGAAAAATACAACACTAAAATCTATTTAAAACGCGAAGATTTGTGTCACACTGGAGCTCATAAAATTAACAATACTATCGGGCAAATTTTAGTAGCTAAGCAGTTAGGAAAAACCAGAATTATTGCTGAAACTGGTGCAGGTCAACACGGTGTTGCAACGGCTACCGTTTGCGCCCTAATGGGATTAAAATGTATTGTTTATATGGGCGAAGTCGACATCAAAAGACAAGCACCAAACGTAGCACGAATGAAAATGCTTGGGGCAGAAGTTCGTCCAGCTACTTCTGGATCAAAAACATTAAAAGATGCTACAAATGAGGCCATTCGTGATTGGATAAATAATCCTATAGATACGTTTTATATCATTGGTTCTGTGGTTGGGCCACATCCTTATCCCGACATGGTGGCACGATTTCAAAGTGTGATTTCTAAGGAGATTAAATCCCAACTATTAACACAAGAAGGAAAAGAAAATCCAGATTACGTAATTGCTTGTGTGGGCGGAGGAAGCAATGCTGCAGGAGCTTTTTATGAATTTTTAGACGACGATTCAGTAAAATTAATTGCGGTTGAAGCGGCTGGACACGGTGTAAATTCTGGAGAAAGTGCTGCCACCTCTGTATTGGGTAAAATCGGAATTATTCATGGAAGTAAAACCTTATTAATGCAAACCGAAGACGGACAAATCACAGAACCTTACTCTATTTCAGCAGGTTTAGATTATCCTGGAGTTGGTCCGCTTCATGCACATTTACACGATACAAAACGTGCAGAATTTATTGCCATAACTGATTCTGAAGCCATGCAATCAGGGTTAGAAGTATCAAAAACAGAAGGAATTATTCCAGCAATTGAAACAGCGCATGCATTTTCGGTTTTAGACAAAAAACAATTCCAACCAAATGATATTGTGGTCATCAACTTATCAGGAAGAGGTGATAAAGATTTGAATACGTATATCGATTATTTTAAATTTTAA
- a CDS encoding phosphoribosylanthranilate isomerase — translation MKNIKLKICGMKYHENIVEISALQPDYLGFIFWEKSIRNMDIESIPKIQPSIKKVGVFVDASIDEIRAKVNLFQLDIIQLHGNETIAFCKELKKLNIEIIKVFSINNFFDFSILKDFIPQIDYFLFDTKGKLPGGNGITFDWKILENYPYEKPFFLSGGIGKTEVDAIKDFFQTEVAKKCIAIDVNSRFETKPAYKSEIKLRKFKKLLCEITYK, via the coding sequence ATGAAAAACATAAAACTAAAAATTTGTGGCATGAAATATCATGAAAATATTGTGGAAATATCCGCTTTACAACCTGATTATCTGGGGTTTATTTTCTGGGAAAAATCAATTCGGAATATGGATATTGAATCGATTCCAAAAATCCAACCGAGTATTAAAAAAGTGGGAGTTTTTGTTGATGCTTCAATTGATGAAATTAGAGCAAAAGTAAATTTATTTCAACTCGATATTATCCAATTACATGGAAATGAAACGATTGCTTTTTGTAAAGAATTAAAAAAACTGAATATCGAAATCATCAAAGTTTTTTCTATCAATAACTTTTTTGATTTTAGTATTTTAAAAGATTTTATTCCTCAAATAGATTACTTTCTTTTCGACACAAAGGGAAAATTACCCGGTGGAAACGGCATCACATTCGATTGGAAAATTTTAGAAAACTATCCTTACGAAAAACCCTTTTTTTTAAGTGGTGGCATCGGAAAAACTGAAGTAGATGCTATTAAAGATTTTTTCCAAACAGAAGTAGCTAAAAAATGTATTGCCATAGATGTCAATAGTCGATTTGAAACAAAACCAGCATACAAAAGTGAAATCAAACTAAGAAAATTTAAAAAATTGCTTTGTGAAATTACCTATAAATAA
- the trpC gene encoding indole-3-glycerol phosphate synthase TrpC: MNILDKIIADKKREVELKKSIIPISQFEASVLFNSRTYSLVKLLKNSLSGIIAEHKRRSPSKEVINNNHSVEDVVLGYQNAGVCGISVLTDTTYFGGSLEDLLLAKASVNIPLLRKEFIIDEYQILEAKAHGADVILLIAAVLSRKEIKKLSGFAQSLGLEVLLEVHNIEELETAIMQSLDMIGVNNRNLKTFEVNLDYSKELASKIPDEFVKISESGISSFEAVKELQQYGFQGFLMGEHFMKSENPGLEAQKFIQKMIL, from the coding sequence ATGAACATCTTAGATAAAATCATTGCTGATAAAAAACGAGAAGTCGAATTAAAGAAAAGTATCATACCTATTTCTCAATTTGAAGCTTCAGTTTTATTCAATTCACGAACCTATTCATTAGTTAAACTTTTGAAAAATAGCCTTTCAGGAATTATTGCGGAACACAAACGTCGTTCGCCATCAAAAGAAGTAATTAATAACAATCATTCTGTTGAAGATGTTGTTTTAGGCTACCAAAATGCAGGTGTTTGCGGAATTTCTGTATTAACTGATACAACGTATTTCGGTGGAAGTTTAGAGGATTTGCTATTGGCAAAAGCTTCGGTAAATATTCCATTATTACGAAAAGAATTCATTATTGATGAATATCAAATTTTAGAAGCCAAAGCTCACGGAGCTGATGTTATCTTGCTAATTGCTGCGGTTTTAAGTCGAAAAGAAATCAAAAAACTGTCAGGTTTTGCACAAAGTTTGGGTTTAGAAGTATTGTTGGAGGTTCACAATATAGAAGAATTAGAAACTGCCATAATGCAGAGTTTAGACATGATTGGCGTAAACAATCGCAACTTAAAAACCTTCGAAGTGAACTTAGATTATAGCAAAGAATTAGCTTCTAAAATTCCAGATGAATTTGTGAAAATTTCAGAAAGTGGTATAAGTTCATTTGAAGCTGTAAAAGAATTACAACAATATGGTTTTCAAGGATTTTTAATGGGCGAACATTTCATGAAATCTGAAAATCCTGGATTAGAGGCTCAAAAATTCATTCAAAAAATGATACTATGA
- the trpD gene encoding anthranilate phosphoribosyltransferase, which translates to MKNILNRLIHHEILSKQEAKNVLVNISSESYNPSQIAAFMTVYMMRSITIEELAGFREALLELCIPIDFSAYNTIDLCGTGGDGKDTFNISTLASFIVAGAGIKVAKHGNYGVSSISGSSNVMEKMGVKFTNDSDFLTKSIEETNIAILHAPLFHPAMKNVGPIRKELGVKTFFNMLGPMVNPSFPKNQLVGVFSLELARMYAYLYQNTSTNYSILHGLSGFDEVSLTDEVKIISNISEQILKPSDFKLPECQLAAIKGGTTVEESAEIFYNIISGKGTTTQNNVVCVNAAIAIQTVEKSSYESALAKAQESLASGKAFEKLKKLIAISN; encoded by the coding sequence ATGAAAAATATATTAAATCGATTAATTCATCACGAAATATTATCCAAACAAGAAGCCAAAAACGTTTTGGTCAATATTTCTTCAGAAAGTTATAATCCAAGCCAAATTGCTGCTTTCATGACAGTTTACATGATGCGAAGTATTACTATTGAGGAATTAGCAGGTTTTCGTGAAGCTTTGTTAGAATTGTGTATTCCAATTGATTTTTCTGCTTACAACACTATTGATTTGTGCGGAACTGGAGGCGATGGAAAAGATACATTCAATATTTCCACTTTAGCTTCCTTCATAGTAGCTGGAGCTGGAATTAAAGTCGCAAAACATGGAAATTATGGCGTTTCCTCGATTTCGGGTTCGAGTAATGTAATGGAAAAAATGGGTGTAAAATTTACGAATGATTCCGATTTTTTGACCAAATCTATAGAAGAAACCAATATTGCTATTTTGCACGCACCACTCTTCCACCCTGCTATGAAAAATGTGGGTCCGATTCGAAAAGAACTAGGTGTGAAAACGTTTTTTAATATGTTGGGGCCAATGGTAAATCCTTCGTTTCCAAAAAACCAATTGGTGGGTGTTTTTAGTTTAGAATTGGCACGAATGTATGCTTATTTGTACCAAAATACTTCTACCAATTACTCTATTTTACATGGTTTAAGTGGTTTTGACGAAGTTTCATTAACCGATGAAGTAAAAATCATTTCCAACATATCCGAACAAATTTTAAAACCATCTGATTTCAAATTACCAGAATGCCAATTAGCAGCCATTAAAGGCGGAACAACTGTTGAAGAATCTGCTGAAATTTTCTACAATATCATTTCTGGAAAAGGGACAACAACGCAAAATAATGTAGTTTGTGTTAATGCAGCAATAGCGATTCAAACTGTTGAAAAATCAAGTTATGAATCAGCATTAGCCAAAGCACAAGAAAGTTTGGCCAGCGGAAAAGCATTTGAAAAATTAAAAAAATTAATCGCAATAAGTAATTAA
- a CDS encoding anthranilate synthase component II, producing the protein MKIAVIDNYDSFTYNLVHYLEDLNANVTVFRNDEFELNELEKFDKILLSPGPGIPDEAGLLKEVIIKYAKSKSIFGVCLGLQAIGEVFGGTLTNLEKVYHGVATKISKIEDDFIFNDLPNEFEVGRYHSWVVSNENLPADLIVTSTDENGQIMSMKHAHFDIRGVQYHPESVLTPFGKKILENWLSH; encoded by the coding sequence ATGAAAATAGCAGTTATAGATAATTACGACAGTTTTACTTACAATTTAGTCCACTATTTAGAGGATTTGAATGCGAATGTAACCGTTTTTAGAAACGATGAATTTGAATTGAATGAATTAGAAAAATTCGATAAAATATTACTTTCGCCAGGACCAGGAATTCCAGATGAAGCGGGTTTGTTGAAAGAAGTTATTATAAAATACGCAAAATCAAAAAGTATTTTCGGAGTTTGTCTTGGCTTACAAGCTATTGGAGAAGTTTTTGGTGGAACTTTAACCAACTTAGAAAAAGTATATCACGGTGTCGCTACAAAAATTTCAAAAATAGAAGACGACTTTATTTTCAACGATTTACCAAATGAATTCGAAGTTGGGCGCTACCATTCTTGGGTCGTTTCCAACGAAAATCTTCCAGCCGATTTAATCGTAACTTCTACTGATGAAAACGGCCAAATTATGTCAATGAAACACGCTCATTTTGATATTCGAGGGGTGCAATATCATCCTGAAAGTGTTTTAACACCTTTCGGAAAAAAAATCTTAGAAAATTGGCTTAGCCATTAA
- a CDS encoding anthranilate synthase component I family protein codes for MQKYKLHTHYKQILADTITPVSVYLKIRDKFSNSILLESSDYHANDNSFSYICFNPIASFKVENQKIETNFPDGFSEIIPIDSDVNVAKEIENFSKQFQTKKSDFKFITQGLFGYISYDTIQYFEKISIANKSLENKIPEIYYAVYQNIIAINHFKNEAYLFCHSIDGTNNIAEIEQLLQAKNFASFSFQKSGIASSNLTDDEFKNYVSLAKKHCLRGDVFQLVLSRRFSQDFKGDEFNVYRALRSINPSPYLFYFDYGNFKIFGSSPEAQLIIKNNFAEIHPIAGTFKRTGNDENDAELAKKLGEDQKENSEHVMLVDLARNDLSRNCHEVKVEKYKEVQFFSHVIHLVSKVSGKLKENHTFMQLVSNTFPAGTLTGAPKVKAMQLIENIEKTNRSFYGGAIGVLDFEGNFNHAIMIRSFLSKNHTLHFQAGAGIVESSSEENEMQEVYNKLGALQKALDLAEKI; via the coding sequence ATGCAAAAATATAAATTACATACCCATTACAAACAAATTCTTGCCGACACCATTACGCCAGTGAGTGTTTACTTAAAAATTCGTGATAAATTTTCGAATAGCATTCTGCTTGAAAGTTCTGATTATCATGCAAATGACAATAGTTTTTCTTATATCTGTTTTAATCCGATTGCTTCTTTTAAAGTGGAAAATCAAAAAATTGAAACGAATTTTCCAGATGGTTTTTCTGAAATCATTCCGATTGATTCCGATGTAAACGTGGCTAAAGAAATCGAAAATTTTTCAAAACAATTTCAAACTAAAAAATCTGATTTTAAATTCATTACACAAGGATTATTTGGTTACATAAGTTATGATACGATTCAATATTTTGAAAAAATTTCGATTGCTAATAAATCATTGGAAAACAAAATTCCAGAAATATATTATGCAGTTTATCAGAACATTATCGCCATCAATCATTTCAAGAACGAAGCCTATTTATTTTGTCATAGTATTGATGGAACTAATAACATTGCTGAAATCGAACAATTATTACAAGCAAAAAACTTTGCTTCCTTTTCGTTTCAAAAATCAGGAATCGCATCTTCTAACTTAACCGATGACGAATTCAAGAATTACGTTTCTTTAGCCAAAAAACATTGTTTACGCGGTGATGTCTTCCAATTGGTACTATCTAGAAGGTTCTCACAAGATTTTAAAGGGGATGAATTCAATGTGTATCGTGCTTTACGGAGTATTAATCCTTCACCCTATCTCTTTTATTTCGATTACGGAAATTTCAAAATTTTTGGCTCATCACCTGAAGCACAATTGATCATCAAAAATAATTTTGCCGAAATTCACCCAATTGCTGGAACGTTCAAACGCACAGGAAACGACGAAAATGATGCCGAATTAGCAAAAAAATTAGGCGAAGATCAAAAAGAGAACAGTGAACACGTTATGCTAGTAGATTTAGCAAGAAACGATTTAAGCCGAAATTGTCATGAAGTGAAAGTTGAAAAATACAAAGAAGTACAATTTTTCTCCCATGTGATTCATTTGGTTTCAAAAGTATCGGGAAAATTAAAAGAAAATCATACTTTTATGCAATTAGTTTCGAACACTTTCCCGGCAGGTACACTAACCGGTGCACCAAAAGTAAAAGCCATGCAATTGATCGAAAACATTGAAAAAACCAATCGAAGTTTCTACGGTGGTGCTATCGGAGTTTTAGATTTTGAAGGTAATTTCAATCACGCGATTATGATTCGTTCCTTTTTGAGTAAAAATCACACCTTACATTTTCAAGCTGGAGCAGGAATTGTAGAAAGTTCATCAGAAGAAAACGAAATGCAAGAAGTGTACAACAAGTTAGGTGCTTTACAAAAAGCTTTAGATTTAGCTGAGAAAATTTAA